A stretch of DNA from Acidobacteriota bacterium:
AGCCCTTGGACCCGATAGGTGCCTACCTCGACCCGGCGGATGCCGCGCAGGGTGCTGACGGCGGCGCGGGTTTCTTCGTCGTCTTCCTCTAGCGCTCGCTGACTCACCCAGCGGGCGAAGCCCAGGGAGGCCCTCCCGAGCTTGACGCCGCCTTCCGGCCTCAGGGTGGTGCCGGGCAGAGCCTGCTCGAGGCCATGGGCGACGTGATGCAGCTGCGGGGTGGAGGTCATGCAGCCGGTGCCTAGCAGGAGGACGACAGCAGCGGCCAGGGAACCTGCGTAGCGGGCGATCGTGGGCCATGAGCTCATCACCGGGACTCCTCAGGGTTCCTTAGTTTGGGGATTCTCGGCATTGGGTTGCTCGGCCTCTTGGGAGTTGTCGCCGCCACCGGCGTCGAGGGCCGCCAGCGGCTCCAGGTTGAGCTGACGGGCCAGCCGCCCCAGGCGCTGGGGATCGAAGTCGCCGACGATGTTGATGAAGCCGAAGGAGCCCTCCGGATCGGAGAACAGGGCCACCAGGCCGGCGATGGAGTCGTTGGCGGTGCGCAGCAGGATGTGAATCTGGTTGCTCTCGTCCCGCACCCGCACCACCGACTCCCAGCCGTCCCGGCTCAGCCGGTTGGAAAGGGAGCGAATCTGCCCCGCG
This window harbors:
- a CDS encoding DUF4252 domain-containing protein; this translates as MSSWPTIARYAGSLAAAVVLLLGTGCMTSTPQLHHVAHGLEQALPGTTLRPEGGVKLGRASLGFARWVSQRALEEDDEETRAAVSTLRGIRRVEVGTYRVQGLPLRFEHPREMEQALGLAGWTTLARVQQDDDLSWVVYRQRDRRIRSLLVINVEGEELSMVRLQGRLEDTLAAALDVARGEAELR